One Prunus dulcis chromosome 8, ALMONDv2, whole genome shotgun sequence DNA window includes the following coding sequences:
- the LOC117636682 gene encoding uncharacterized protein At5g01610-like, producing MSSLAAILALFVILSPFATSSTAAAGNDDSRSAYDIIQDFDFPMGLLPKGVTGYELDRSNGQFRAYLNGSCSFALEGSYQLKYKSTISGSISKNKLSGLTGVSVKVLFLWLNIVEVTRSGDNLEFSVGIASAAFPIDNFYECPQCGCGLDCVNGQVRKIKMNPLVSSI from the coding sequence ATGTCGTCTCTCGCAGCCATTCTCGCCCTCTTCGTCATCCTATCCCCATTCGCTACGTCATCAACGGCCGCCGCTGGCAACGATGACTCACGGTCGGCGTACGATATCATCCAAGACTTTGACTTCCCGATGGGTCTGCTCCCGAAGGGCGTCACTGGTTACGAACTAGACCGAAGCAACGGTCAATTCCGAGCTTATTTGAACGGTTCCTGCAGTTTCGCATTGGAAGGGTCGTACCAGCTCAAGTATAAGTCCACCATCAGTGGCTCTATCTCCAAGAACAAGCTCTCTGGGCTCACTGGGGTTAGCGTCAAGGTCTTGTTCTTGTGGCTCAACATCGTCGAGGTCACTCGGAGCGGCGACAATCTTGAATTCTCTGTGGGGATCGCTTCTGCTGCGTTTCCGATTGACAACTTTTACGAGTGCCCACAGTGCGGGTGTGGATTGGATTGCGTCAATGGGCAAGTaaggaaaattaaaatgaaccctcttgtttcttcaatttga
- the LOC117636683 gene encoding uncharacterized protein LOC117636683: MSPKETLLWLSLFLLVSFSTPSASVNDELTVYEVLEDYDFPVGILPKGALGYELDNSTGKFTVYLNGTCSFSIDSYKLKYKSTITGVITDDKISSLSGIKVKVLFLWLSIVKVIRDDDKLEFSVGIASADFPVSNFVESPTCGCGFDCVNGKGRKIKINNLVSSA, translated from the coding sequence ATGTCTCCAAAGGAAACACTGCTCTGGCTATCTCTCTTCCTTCTGGTCTCCTTCTCAACCCCATCTGCATCTGTCAACGACGAGCTGACAGTTTACGAAGTCCTGGAAGATTATGACTTCCCAGTTGGCATTCTTCCCAAGGGCGCATTGGGCTATGAGCTAGACAACTCCACAGGTAAGTTCACAGTCTACTTGAATGGCACTTGTTCCTTTTCCATTGACTCCTATAAGTTGAAGTACAAGTCCACCATAACCGGTGTGATAACGGATGACAAGATCTCGAGCTTGAGTGGCATCAAAGTGAAGGTGCTCTTTCTGTGGCTGAGCATCGTCAAGGTGATTCGTGACGACGATAAGCTCGAGTTCTCTGTGGGCATCGCCTCCGCGGACTTTCCAGTCAGTAATTTCGTTGAGAGCCCAACCTGTGGTTGCGGTTTTGATTGTGTCAATGGGAAGGGAAGGAAGATTAAGATCAATAATTTAGTGTCCTCGGCTTAA
- the LOC117636680 gene encoding uncharacterized protein LOC117636680: MSSPLFASLTQSPPNQTPLTKLLRDWEFMASFSESHTRKPTSPLLVFPFALLLFILSSSAYSDDTLSAYEMLQQYDFPIGLLPKGVTGYELDRDTGNFKAYFNGTCSFSLENSYQLRYRSTITGVLSKDRLKNLKGVSVKVLFFWIDIVEVVRNGDELQFSVGIASADFSIDNFEESPQCGCGFACQQLVSSAVPSHSVRALMKSN; encoded by the coding sequence ATGTCCTCTCCTCTGTTTGCCAGCCTCACTCAATCTCCGCCTAACCAAACACCGCTCACAAAGCTTCTTCGAGACTGGGAATTCATGGCTTCCTTCTCTGAGTCTCATACAAGAAAGCCCACATCTCCGTTACTGGTGTTTCCCTTTGCACTTCTCCTGTTCATTCTCTCATCCTCTGCCTATAGCGACGACACGCTATCAGCATACGAGATGCTTCAACAATATGACTTCCCAATCGGCCTTCTTCCCAAAGGAGTAACAGGATACGAGCTAGACAGGGACACTGGCAATTTCAAGGCGTATTTCAACGGAACCTGCAGCTTCTCCCTTGAAAACTCGTATCAGCTCAGGTACAGATCCACCATAACTGGTGTTTTGTCCAAAGACAGGCTCAAAAATTTGAAGGGCGTGAGTGTGAAAGTGCTCTTCTTCTGGATCGACATAGTGGAAGTGGTTCGAAATGGCGATGAGCTACAATTCTCCGTGGGGATTGCTTCAGCCGACTTTTCAATTGACAACTTTGAGGAGAGCCCGCAGTGTGGCTGTGGATTTGCTTGTCAACAGTTGGTGAGTAGCGCCGTGCCATCACATTCGGTGAGAGCACTTATGAAGTCTAACTAA
- the LOC117636677 gene encoding exocyst complex component SEC15B, translated as MQSTKSRRKVAPSAAESADSAEKLDQLLLSSAICNGEDVGPFVRKVFTSGKPDTLLQHLRHFARSKESEIEEVCKAHYQDFILAVDDLRSLLSDVDSLKSSLYDSNTKLQSVGLPLLSSLDAFVEARNVSRNVNLALESVRNCIRLMELCSRSNYHLSSSNFYMALKCVDTIESEFLDKTPSSTLKRMLEKKIPEIRWHIERKVSKEFGDWLVEIRVVSRNLGQLAIGQASSARQREEDLRIKQRQAEEQSRLSLRDCVYALEEEDEDGLGGGVGDDINGGSGFPGVDLTPLYRAYHIHQTLGLEDRFKQYYFENRKLQLTSDFQVSSMTPFLESHQTFFAQIAGFFIVEDRIVRTGGGLISKLEVENLWETAVSKMCSVLEDQFSRMQTANHLLLIKDYVSLLGVTLRRYGYLVDPLLDVLSKHRDKYHELLLSDCRKQIAEALSADKFDQMLMKKEYEYSMNVLSFQIQTSDIIPAFPYVAPFSSTVPDCCRIVRSFIEDSVSFMSYGGQLDFFEVVKKYLDRLLSEALDGALLKLINVSIHGVSPAMQVAANMAVMERACDFFFRHAAQLSGIPLRMVERGRRHFPLCKARDAAEEILSGLLKQKVDGFMMLIENVNWMADEALPNGNEYVNEVVIYLETLVSTAQQILPPHVLKRVLQDVLSHISEKIVGALLGDAVKRFTVHAIMSIDVDVRLLESFADNQAPLLSDEEANQLKTALAELRQLINLLLSNHPENFLNPVIRERSYNTLDYRKVVAISEKLRDPSERLFGTFGSRGGRQNPKKKSLDALIKRLKDVN; from the coding sequence ATGCAATCCACAAAATCTCGGCGGAAAGTGGCTCCGTCCGCCGCGGAAAGCGCAGACTCGGCTGAAAAACTCGACCAACTGCTCCTCTCCTCGGCCATCTGCAACGGCGAGGATGTGGGCCCGTTTGTCCGCAAGGTCTTCACTTCCGGCAAGCCCGATACGTTGCTCCAGCACCTCCGCCACTTCGCCCGATCCAAGGAGTCTGAAATCGAGGAGGTCTGCAAGGCCCACTATCAAGACTTCATCCTCGCCGTCGATGACCTCCGATCCCTCCTCTCCGACGTCGATTCCCTCAAGTCTTCTCTCTACGATTCCAACACCAAGCTTCAGTCGGTCGGCCTCCCTCTTCTCTCCTCCCTCGACGCATTCGTCGAAGCCCGAAACGTTTCCCGAAACGTCAATCTCGCGCTCGAATCGGTTCGAAACTGTATTCGTTTGATGGAGCTTTGTTCCCGATCCAATTACCATCTCTCCAGCAGCAACTTCTACATGGCGCTCAAGTGCGTCGACACCATCGAGTCCGAGTTCCTAGACAAAACGCCGTCGTCTACGCTCAAGCGGAtgctggagaagaagattCCAGAGATTCGGTGGCATATCGAACGGAAGGTCAGCAAGGAGTTCGGCGATTGGCTGGTGGAGATCCGCGTGGTGAGTCGGAACCTTGGTCAGTTGGCGATCGGTCAAGCTTCCTCGGCGAGGCAACGAGAGGAGGATCTGAGAATCAAGCAACGCCAAGCTGAGGAGCAGAGCCGCCTCAGCCTCAGGGACTGCGTCTACgctttggaagaagaagacgaagatgGACTCGGCGGTGGGGTTGGAGATGATATTAACGGTGGAAGTGGATTTCCGGGGGTTGATTTGACTCCCTTGTACAGAGCCTATCATATTCACCAGACTCTAGGGCTTGAAGACCGGTTCAAGCAGTATTACTTCGAGAATCGAAAGCTTCAGCTCACTTCTGATTTTCAGGTATCTTCCATGACTCCGTTTCTTGAATCTCATCAAACTTTCTTTGCGCAAATAGCCggattttttattgttgagGATCGGATTGTGAGGACCGGTGGCGGTTTGATATCGAAATTGGAGGTTGAGAATTTGTGGGAAACTGCTGTTAGTAAAATGTGTTCCGTTTTGGAGGATCAGTTTTCTAGGATGCAAACGGCCAATCACTTGTTGTTGATTAAGGACTATGTGAGCTTGTTAGGTGTGACTTTGCGTAGGTATGGATATCTGGTTGACCCTTTGCTTGATGTTCTGAGCAAGCATAGGGATAAGTACCATGAGCTGTTGTTGTCAGATTGTCGTAAACAGATTGCTGAGGCACTTTCTGCTGATAAGTTTGATCAGATGTTGATGAAGAAAGAGTATGAATATTCCATGAATGTTCTTTCGTTTCAGATACAGACCTCTGATATCATACCGGCTTTTCCTTATGTTGCACCATTTAGTTCTACGGTGCCTGATTGTTGCCGCATTGTACGGTCTTTTATTGAGGATTCTGTGAGTTTCATGTCGTATGGTGGGCAGCTTGATTTCTTTGAGGTCGTTAAGAAGTATTTGGATCGATTGTTAAGTGAAGCTTTGGATGGGGCTCTTTTGAAGCTAATCAATGTATCTATCCATGGGGTCTCCCCGGCAATGCAAGTAGCGGCTAATATGGCAGTCATGGAGCGAGCTTGTGATTTCTTCTTTCGACATGCTGCTCAGCTTTCTGGCATTCCCTTGAGAATGGTGGAGAGGGGGCGGAGGCATTTTCCGCTTTGCAAAGCCCGTGATGCAGCAGAAGAGATACTCTCTGGGTTGCTTAAACAAAAAGTGGATGGGTTCATGATGTTGATTGAGAATGTGAACTGGATGGCCGATGAGGCTCTGCCGAATGGGAATGAATATGTGAATGAGGTGGTCATATATTTGGAAACCCTGGTTTCCACTGCTCAGCAGATTTTGCCTCCCCATGTCCTTAAACGAGTTTTGCAGGATGTCCTTTCTCACATATCAGAGAAAATAGTTGGGGCTTTACTTGGGGATGCAGTTAAGAGGTTTACTGTACATGCAATTATGAGCATTGATGTGGATGTTCGGCTGTTGGAATCTTTTGCAGATAATCAAGCTCCTTTACTCTCAGATGAGGAAGCAAATCAGTTGAAAACAGCACTTGCTGAGTTGAggcaattaattaatttactcTTAAGCAATCATCCAGAGAATTTTCTTAATCCGGTAATCAGGGAGAGGAGTTACAATACCTTGGACTACAGAAAAGTAGTGGCTATTTCAGAAAAATTGAGGGATCCTTCTGAGCGGCTATTTGGAACTTTTGGGAGCCGGGGAGGCAGGCAGAACCCAAAGAAGAAATCTCTAGATGCATTGATAAAAAGACTCAAGGATGTGAATTGA